A region of Drosophila suzukii chromosome 2L, CBGP_Dsuzu_IsoJpt1.0, whole genome shotgun sequence DNA encodes the following proteins:
- the LOC108020616 gene encoding probable phosphorylase b kinase regulatory subunit beta isoform X4, with amino-acid sequence MRNVPKSLGLSVTTPGGSSGAPDSGRHNSLEDINLDQFLKTSNYEDTVKQLDIYYGIVKRQLLRYQSPITGLFPVMSTDQVVGSVRDSVYCASAVWSLYQAYRRIDDDRGKSYELGQSTVKCMRGILECWVKQASRVELFKQRQSNQHALHSKFQLHTGEKIYPDEFYNHLQIDCVSLYLLFLVQMITSGLQIIYTHDEVAFVQNLVYYVERAYRTPDFGMWERGSKYNNGTPEIHASSIGMAKSALEAINGCNLFGEKGASWSVVYVDIDAHNRNRSIFETMLPRESSSKGVDASLLLTLSFPAFASHEDRLVEQTKQNVVNRLRCKMGFKRFTRDGFLSKNEDKSRRYYHSGELKEFEGLECEWPLFFIAMIIDGVFKNNNEQIEEFQNDLRRCLRTDVNGDPVVTMYYAPDGDGSYMRAPSQSLFLWGQSFFIIAQLLTAGLLHINELDPIRRYLPSYNRPRRAGRYSAFQGTATDLVVQIVLIAESMRLQAMMATYGIQTQTPHEVEPVQIWSSTELIKVYQHLGVNNKVGLSGRPSRPVGSLGTSKVYRICGMTVLCYPLIFEVSDFYLYRDMALLIDDIKTELQFVGKYWRLSGRPTVCLLIREEHMRDPQFKEMLDLLAMLKKGYCDGMKVRIGRLQNLISSSCIEHLDFMNQSDLTDNENAFSQINHEYIGYQSLTDVPKALTYIEEKISVAHFDTKPTPDIINALRNTDSIYCLCQLWGIILNREGPHFEVNGLNVSTALTQLYHRAGSLRYWRAVRYCSSLLHHIVDSISPFITTVLVNGKELTVGIIGQKETVFDKPMTPAEIQNVMYTSVQPYDVIQAVLQQEVVLYCGRLIATNPSMFRGILKIRIGWVLEAMRIYLQISGQQSIDVDNLSPFQVRILLQKVLTVSEWAVEEKLTTLQRRQLEGCLCRVPKHFYNKIWEILQRTPQGILTQGHHLPATPTLTNMSRGELTFNLLVEETLICIDRPERRQITVELLCIVATILNRNPELHFKQALDLDDILAEAFAMYCKDNNIQHPPKPQPQQTKNEDLKAFYSLPYSETTGYLARAAVNKVLQGGIFSTNDEDVQLDGDRLFDDNCKVS; translated from the exons ATGCGTAATGTGCCGAAATC ACTCGGTCTCTCGGTCACAACTCCAGGCGGCAGTTCGGGGGCTCCGGACAGCGGACGCCACAACAGCTTGGAGGACATAAACCTGGACCAGTTCCTAAAAACGTCCAACTACGAGGACACGGTGAAGCAGCTGGACATCTACTATGGCATCG TCAAGCGTCAGTTGCTGCGCTACCAGAGCCCCATCACCGGCCTGTTTCCCGTGATGAGCACCGACCAGGTGGTGGGATCCGTGCGAGACAGTGTGTACTGTGCCTCCGCCGTTTGGAGTTTGTACCAGGCCTACAGGCGGATCGACGATGACCGCGGAAAGTCCTACGAACTGGGCCAGAGCACTGTGAAGTGTATGCGAGGCATCCTGGAGTGCTGGGTCAAGCAGGCATCGCGTGTGGAGCTCTTCAAGCAGCGCCAGTCCAACCAACATGCCCTCCACAGCAAGTTCCAGCTACACACCGGCGAGAAGATCTACCCTGATGAGTTTTACAATCATCTGCAGATCGACTGC GTTTCCCTCTACCTGCTTTTCCTTGTCCAGATGATAACCTCCGGCCTGCAGATCATCTACACCCACGACGAGGTGGCCTTTGTTCAGAATCTCGTGTACTACGTGGAGCGCGCCTACCGTACCCCCGACTTTGGCATGTGGGAGCGGGGCTCCAAGTACAACAATGGCACCCCGGAGATCCATGCCTCCTCCATTGGCATGGCCAAGTCCGCCCTTGAGGCCATCAACGGATGTAACCTGTTCGGCGAGAAGGGAGCTTCGTGGAGCGTTGTCTATGTGGACATTGATGCCCACAACCGCAATCGCAGTATTTTCGAAACCATGCTGCCCAGGGAGTCCAGTTCAAAG GGAGTGGATGCTTCCCTGCTGCTCACCCTATCCTTCCCAGCCTTTGCCTCGCATGAGGATCGACTCGTGGAGCAGACCAAACAGAATGTGGTTAATCGTTTGCGCTGCAAAATGGGCTTCAAGCGCTTCACCCGCGATGGTTTCCTCAGCAAAAACGAGGACAAATCTCGGCGCTACTATCATTCTGGGGAGCTAAAGGAGTTCGAAGGACTCGAGTGCGAATGGCCGCTCTTCTTTATAGCCATGATTATCGATGGCGTATTCAAGAACAACAACGAACAGATCGAGGAGTTCCAGAACGACCTGAGGCGCTGTTTGCGTACAGATGTCAATGGAGATCCCGTGGTGACGATGTACTATGCCCCGGATGGAGATGGCTCCTACATGCGGGCTCCATCGCAGTCGCTGTTCCTCTGGGGACAATCCTTCTTCATCATCGCCCAGCTACTGACCGCTGGACTACTGCACATTAACGAATTAGATCCAATTCGCCGCTACTTGCCAAGCTACAATCGCCCCAGAAGGGCGGGTCGGTATTCGGCCTTCCAG GGCACTGCCACTGATCTTGTGGTGCAGATTGTCCTGATTGCAGAGTCCATGCGACTGCAGGCCATGATGGCCACTTATGGAATTCAAACACAGACGCCACATGAG GTGGAACCTGTGCAAATCTGGAGCTCCACAGAGCTCATTAAAGTCTATCAACATCTCGGAGTCAACAACAAGGTTGGCTTGTCCGGTCGTCCATCGAGACCCGTGGGTTCCTTGGGCACCAGCAAGGTCTACCGAATCTGCGGCATGACCGTTCTCTGCTACCCACTGATCTTCGAGGTTTCCGACTTTTATCTCTACCGGGACATGGCTCTGCTAATTGACGACATCAAGACAGAGCTACAGTTTGTGGGCAAGTACTGGCGCTTATCGGGACGGCCCACGGTTTGCCTCCTCATCCGGGAGGAGCACATGCGAGATCCGCAGTTCAAGGAGATGCTCGACCTGCTGGCCATGCTCAAAAAGGGCTACTGCGATGGCATGAAAGTTCGCATCGGTCGTCTGCAGAATCTGATCAGCAGTTCGTGCATCGAGCATCTGGATTTCATGAACCAGAGCGATCTGACCGACAACGAGAATGCATTCTCGCAGATAAACCATGAGTACATTGGCTATCAATCGCTGACAGATGTGCCCAAAGCACTGACTTATATTGAGGAAAAGATTTCAGTTGCG CACTTCGATACCAAACCCACGCCAGACATCATCAATGCTCTTCGGAACACGGATTCCATTTACTGTCTGTGCCAATTGTGGGGTATTATTCTTAACCGCGAGGGTCCGCACTTCGAGGTCAACGGCCTGAATGTAAGCACAGCCTTGACCCAGCTCTACCATCGCGCTGGTTCTCTTCGCTACTGGCGGGCCGTGCGATACTGCTCCTCCCTTCTCCAccatattgtggactccatcAGTCCATTCATTACCACCGTGCTGGTGAATGGCAAGGAACTCACAGTGGGCATCATTGGCCAGAAGGAGACTGTGTTCGACAAGCCCATGACGCCGGCGGAGATCCAAAATGTCATGTACACTAGTGTCCAGCCGTACGACGTCATTCAGGCGGTGCTGCAGCAGGAAGTGGTTCTGTATTGTGGGCGTCTGATAGCCACTAATCCATCTATGTTCCGTGGCATACTTAAAATACGCATTGGTTGGGTACTGGAGGCCATGCGAATCTATCTGCAAATCTCAGGACAACAAAGCATCGATGTGGATAATCTCTCGCCCTTCCAAGTCCGCATACTTCTTCAGAAAGTTCTAACTGTCAGCGAGTGGGCTGTGGAGGAAAA GCTTACCACCCTGCAACGTCGCCAACTTGAGGGCTGCTTGTGCCGGGTGCCAAAACATTTCTACAACAAAATCTGGGAGATCCTTCAGCGAACACCTCAGGGCATTTTGACCCAGGGTCATCATCTGCCAGCCACACCCACACTGACCAACATGAGTCGCGGCGAGCTGACCTTTAATCTGCTGGTCGAGGAGACTCTGATTTGCATTGACCGTCCGGAAAGGCGTCAGATAACCGTGGAGCTTCTTTGCATTGTGGCCACAATTCTCAATCG TAATCCTGAGCTGCACTTCAAGCAAGCTCTAGACTTGGATGACATCTTGGCTGAGGCGTTTGCGATGTACTGCAAGGACAACAACATACAGCACCCACCAAAGCCGCAACCTCAGCAGACCAAAAACGAGGATCTCAAGGCTTTCTACTCTCTGCCATATTCGGAGACCACGGGCTATTTGGCTCGCGCTGCCGTCAACAAGGTCTTGCAGGGCGGTATATTCTCCACCAACGATGAGGATGTTCAGCTCGATGGTGATCGTTTGTTCGACGACAACTGCAAGGTGTCTTAA